One segment of Solanum stenotomum isolate F172 chromosome 1, ASM1918654v1, whole genome shotgun sequence DNA contains the following:
- the LOC125858484 gene encoding uncharacterized protein LOC125858484 has translation MTQTSITTEPVPTKSSARNPQRFSLATALCSLAARRAEKIFTWLWSRTHRRVTRRAFCCILPVMIDLMIRWFNMTTSLEEPSKKTSRPQLVVLNKAFKLAEQWVNSMGDSSDDAKPTVVVLESRPPRLGIGAAVPRQSQTVLSNDPAERRLRAKLDAEKRRKLKSSEASIISAKDGKVDEESDEDESESKTKAFTKKRPAAFPLTLQAKKKK, from the exons TGCTCGCAACCCGCAGCGCTTCTCATTGGCCACTGCTCTGTGCTCGCTCGCGGCTCGAAG GGCTGAGAAAATCTTCACTTGGTTGTGGTCTAGAACCCATCGCAGAGTAACTCGTAGGGCATTCTGTTGTATCTTACCTG TTATGATTGATTTGATGATTAGGTGGTTTAATATGACGACAAGTTTGGAAGAGCCATCAAAGAAAACTTCACGTCCTCAATTGGTTGTATTGAACAAGGCATTCAAATTG GCTGAGCAATGGGTTAACAGTATGGGTGACTCTTCTGATGATGCTAAACCAACTGTGGTTGTTCTAGAGAGTCGACCGCCCAG GCTTGGAATTGGTGCTGCAGTTCCACGTCAATCACAAACAGTACTCTCAAATGACCCGGCTGAAAGAAGGCTACGTGCTAAATTGGATGctgagaaaagaagaaaattgaagagCTCTGAAGCATCAATAATATCCGCCAAAGATGGgaaagttgatgaagaaagtGATGAAGATGAATCGGAAAGCAAAACAAAAGCTTTTACCAAGAAGAGGCCTGCAGCTTTTCCCTTGACTCTGCaagcaaaaaagaagaagtga